A window from Sinorhizobium mexicanum encodes these proteins:
- a CDS encoding helix-turn-helix transcriptional regulator, with the protein MMENSAGDAVFRYRGSTFDSMIETLGGVFGTFDAELVGRAQDFHWAIDLSACESAALITGYHQTGFQFRAQGASDATEHLSIVVPRRGGMGVTYGSRIAEAGQGKLLLYRNFEPGGISMHGQSNLIDELVLDWSLIQRTIGETFDVPFNGSLDLLPELDLSTPVGRTIGNITEAVIDGIRDNGPLTHSPVAMAHITQALADVVIRMVPHRLSHLLDKKPCMIAPGHVRRGIEFMCANINRPITMPMVADAVGVSTRALEAGFRAFKDTTPAAYLQMLRLRAAREDLLDPENRMLLKEICLKWGFFQFGRFSAVYRAHYGENPSETRRRVGGSYSRRSS; encoded by the coding sequence ATGATGGAAAATAGCGCCGGTGATGCCGTTTTTCGATATCGCGGCTCAACGTTCGATAGCATGATCGAAACCCTGGGAGGGGTTTTCGGCACATTCGATGCCGAGCTCGTCGGCCGTGCTCAAGACTTTCATTGGGCGATCGATCTTTCGGCCTGTGAAAGCGCAGCATTGATTACTGGGTACCATCAGACAGGGTTTCAGTTCCGCGCTCAGGGGGCTTCCGATGCAACAGAGCACCTATCGATCGTAGTGCCGCGCAGAGGTGGCATGGGGGTCACGTACGGTTCGCGCATCGCCGAGGCCGGACAAGGGAAATTGCTTCTTTACCGGAATTTCGAGCCTGGCGGCATCTCAATGCACGGGCAATCCAATCTCATAGACGAGTTGGTGCTTGATTGGTCCTTGATCCAACGGACCATTGGCGAAACTTTCGATGTGCCGTTTAATGGCTCGCTCGACCTGTTGCCCGAATTGGATCTGTCAACGCCAGTTGGCAGGACAATCGGCAATATTACGGAAGCGGTCATCGACGGAATACGCGATAATGGCCCCCTTACTCATTCTCCCGTAGCGATGGCACATATTACGCAGGCACTAGCCGACGTGGTAATAAGGATGGTGCCTCATCGGTTGTCGCATTTACTGGATAAGAAGCCTTGCATGATTGCTCCCGGCCATGTCCGCCGCGGGATCGAGTTCATGTGTGCCAATATCAACCGTCCGATTACAATGCCAATGGTGGCAGATGCAGTGGGTGTTTCCACCAGAGCACTCGAAGCGGGTTTTCGTGCTTTCAAGGATACTACGCCTGCTGCCTATCTACAGATGCTTCGGTTACGCGCTGCACGGGAGGACCTGCTCGATCCAGAGAACCGTATGCTTTTGAAAGAAATCTGCCTGAAATGGGGGTTCTTTCAGTTCGGGAGGTTCTCCGCAGTTTATAGGGCGCACTATGGAGAAAATCCGTCCGAGACAAGGAGACGCGTCGGCGGATCATATTCTCGTAGGTCCTCCTGA
- the nodD2 gene encoding transcriptional regulator NodD2 produces MRFKGLDLNLLVALDALMAERNLTAAARSINLSQPAMSAAVARLRTYFRDELFTMAGREFIPTPRAEGLASAVREALLHVQLSIISWEPFNPAQSDRRFRIVLSDYVTLVFFERIVERAAREAPAVSFEFRPPTDDNEDLLRRGDVDLVILPEILMSNAHPRAKLFDDVHVCVGCRTNEQLSEPLTFDRYMSMGHVVVKFGNSRRPGIEEWYLLEHGLKRRTDVVLQGFSMIPPMLVGTERIGTMPLRLAQHFAKTIPLQIVELPLPLPPFTEAVQWPALHDSDPASLWMREMLVQEASRMSSPLATAEPLINPDQHEYCPAHL; encoded by the coding sequence ATGCGGTTCAAGGGTCTTGATCTAAATCTCCTCGTCGCGCTCGACGCTCTGATGGCCGAGCGTAACCTCACGGCGGCGGCACGCAGCATCAACCTGAGCCAGCCAGCGATGAGCGCGGCCGTCGCGCGGTTGCGCACCTACTTCCGTGATGAGCTGTTTACGATGGCTGGCCGCGAATTTATCCCTACGCCGCGTGCGGAAGGGCTCGCCTCCGCGGTGCGCGAGGCTCTGCTGCACGTTCAGCTCTCGATCATTTCCTGGGAGCCGTTTAACCCGGCTCAGTCGGATCGTCGTTTCAGAATCGTTCTTTCCGATTACGTCACACTCGTCTTTTTTGAAAGGATCGTGGAGCGTGCGGCGCGTGAAGCTCCCGCCGTCAGTTTCGAATTTCGGCCTCCCACCGACGACAATGAGGACCTTCTCCGGCGCGGCGATGTCGATCTGGTAATTCTCCCGGAAATCTTGATGTCGAACGCTCATCCTCGCGCGAAATTGTTCGACGATGTACACGTGTGCGTCGGTTGTCGCACGAACGAGCAACTGTCGGAGCCACTTACATTCGACAGATACATGTCGATGGGCCACGTTGTGGTCAAGTTCGGGAATAGCCGGAGGCCAGGCATCGAGGAATGGTATTTGCTCGAGCATGGTCTCAAGAGACGTACCGACGTCGTCCTACAGGGCTTCAGCATGATTCCGCCCATGCTGGTGGGGACCGAGCGTATAGGAACCATGCCTCTACGGCTGGCGCAGCATTTCGCAAAGACAATTCCTCTGCAGATCGTCGAACTTCCGCTGCCACTTCCCCCATTCACCGAGGCTGTCCAATGGCCTGCCCTTCACGATAGTGACCCGGCAAGCCTGTGGATGCGCGAGATGTTAGTGCAGGAAGCGTCCCGTATGAGTTCGCCGCTTGCCACGGCCGAGCCCCTGATCAACCCGGACCAACACGAGTATTGTCCGGCTCACCTCTGA
- a CDS encoding omptin family outer membrane protease gives MTLHIGVCWQEAHGRHASNVVDSPECHSIPHHPHSHDVIPPASKSQRGDSAAMLAGKSENSARSPVRTAAAGTHNLTSLAVFAFGAFCATLTVATAAEETIYAAPDSSLVMGLGYLRLKGNELVYSAAGNRISHLIWETDAPVLTTGFKAELVDNWTISASAAIGFSGDSHMEDYDWTEPWGFGRGDWSHRSIHSHTDLDRYINLDIAAGRDFVINDATAINLHGGFKYTDVKWTAFGGSFTYSVDGFRDTTFHLPDSERGISYEQQYPGVFLGVEATTKFGNWTLSALLRSGVSVDAGDVDNHWHRKVRFEEEFSTLLFVSVGAKAIYQVTDRVSLFLAGNLDRYFREKAEATEYDRSTSPPRVNVGNDFAGMDLYAFTLSSGFKFKF, from the coding sequence ATGACACTTCACATCGGGGTATGTTGGCAAGAAGCACATGGGCGCCATGCGTCAAACGTTGTTGATTCACCAGAGTGCCATTCCATTCCGCATCATCCACATTCACACGACGTGATCCCGCCGGCGAGCAAGTCGCAGCGAGGCGATTCTGCAGCGATGCTGGCTGGCAAATCGGAAAATTCGGCGCGATCACCGGTACGCACCGCGGCGGCTGGAACGCACAACTTGACGTCATTGGCAGTCTTTGCTTTCGGCGCTTTCTGCGCAACTTTGACAGTCGCCACAGCGGCGGAAGAAACAATCTATGCTGCGCCCGACAGTAGCCTTGTGATGGGTTTAGGGTACCTTCGGCTCAAGGGTAACGAGCTTGTCTACAGCGCTGCGGGCAATCGTATCAGCCACTTGATCTGGGAAACCGACGCCCCAGTTCTGACGACGGGCTTCAAGGCTGAGCTTGTTGACAACTGGACTATCTCAGCTAGCGCCGCCATCGGCTTTTCCGGCGATAGCCACATGGAGGACTATGATTGGACCGAACCTTGGGGCTTTGGTCGGGGGGATTGGTCGCATCGGTCGATCCACTCCCATACTGACCTTGACCGTTACATCAACCTTGACATCGCCGCAGGCCGAGACTTTGTGATCAACGATGCGACGGCTATTAACCTGCACGGCGGTTTCAAATACACCGATGTGAAGTGGACCGCCTTTGGTGGCTCGTTCACCTACAGTGTCGATGGCTTCCGGGACACGACGTTCCACCTCCCGGATAGCGAACGTGGCATTAGCTACGAACAGCAATACCCGGGCGTTTTCCTCGGCGTAGAAGCGACCACGAAATTCGGCAATTGGACCCTCTCTGCTCTGCTGCGCAGCGGCGTCAGCGTCGATGCCGGTGATGTTGACAATCACTGGCACCGGAAAGTGCGTTTCGAAGAAGAGTTCAGCACGCTGCTTTTCGTTTCGGTCGGCGCCAAGGCAATTTATCAGGTGACCGACCGCGTCAGCCTCTTCCTGGCCGGCAATCTCGATAGGTACTTCCGCGAGAAAGCTGAGGCGACGGAGTACGACAGGTCGACGAGCCCACCAAGAGTCAATGTCGGCAACGACTTCGCCGGCATGGACCTCTACGCCTTCACCCTATCGTCCGGATTCAAATTCAAGTTCTAA
- a CDS encoding cold-shock protein: MATGTVKFFNQDKGFGFITPDNGGADVFVHVSAVQGGNLLRDGQKVSYDLGQDRKTGKSKAENVRSV, encoded by the coding sequence ATGGCGACCGGTACCGTAAAATTTTTCAACCAGGACAAGGGCTTTGGCTTCATTACGCCCGACAATGGCGGAGCGGACGTGTTCGTCCATGTTTCGGCTGTGCAGGGTGGGAATCTGCTTCGCGACGGTCAGAAGGTCAGCTATGACCTTGGCCAGGACCGCAAGACCGGGAAGTCGAAAGCGGAAAACGTCAGATCCGTCTGA
- a CDS encoding helix-turn-helix domain-containing protein gives MTTSMRDIRAPVADRGHGGIAAAVRRSREAVGYSVEDLAITCGLTGAEITRIEIGADVDPGRLRRIAAALRVPTSTFLLN, from the coding sequence ATGACAACTTCAATGAGAGATATAAGGGCGCCCGTCGCAGACCGAGGCCACGGCGGTATAGCAGCCGCGGTTCGGCGATCTCGCGAAGCGGTGGGATATAGCGTTGAGGACCTTGCAATAACCTGTGGCCTGACTGGCGCCGAAATCACAAGGATTGAAATAGGTGCTGATGTCGACCCGGGCAGGCTCCGGCGCATCGCTGCTGCACTTCGAGTGCCAACCTCCACGTTCCTACTGAACTAG
- a CDS encoding AraC family transcriptional regulator — MIWHPITAPPGVRPPQPITVRAQSIPARHYFPDHSHTWHQLVYAISGVLTVYTEAQSFVITPDQAVWLPTGVVHRVGSLLGAVFRSLWIADAAGANLPRVPTIFMMSPLLQALIIEATELEGEPEGDGYSGRVTALILDQLVRVQPLPSALPWPRNKPLTALCEALYLDPTDDRSPEEWGLALNISPRTLARRFNTELGMSLRSWRRRLRLFRAIELLGGGLGVTQVAMELGYGSTSAFVYAFRIEMGSSPQAYMRRHVIESASAPTGSAFQKVQS, encoded by the coding sequence ATGATCTGGCATCCGATCACCGCGCCACCCGGGGTTCGTCCTCCTCAACCGATCACCGTGCGAGCGCAATCCATTCCCGCGCGTCATTATTTTCCGGACCACTCCCATACCTGGCACCAGCTGGTCTATGCGATCTCCGGCGTGCTGACGGTTTACACGGAAGCCCAATCCTTCGTGATCACGCCGGATCAGGCAGTGTGGTTGCCGACCGGCGTCGTGCACCGCGTCGGCTCGCTTCTCGGCGCGGTATTTCGAAGCCTCTGGATCGCGGATGCAGCCGGCGCAAACTTACCGAGGGTCCCGACGATCTTCATGATGTCACCCTTGCTGCAGGCCTTGATCATCGAGGCCACGGAACTCGAGGGCGAGCCGGAAGGAGATGGCTATTCAGGTCGCGTGACCGCCCTCATCCTCGATCAGCTCGTGCGGGTCCAGCCGCTGCCATCGGCTTTGCCATGGCCGCGCAACAAGCCGTTGACCGCGCTGTGCGAGGCGCTCTATCTGGACCCGACGGATGACCGAAGCCCGGAGGAATGGGGGCTGGCGCTGAATATTTCGCCCCGAACATTGGCGCGCCGCTTCAACACGGAGCTGGGCATGAGCCTGCGCTCATGGAGACGGCGCCTTCGGCTCTTCCGTGCAATAGAGCTTCTGGGCGGTGGTCTGGGCGTAACACAAGTCGCCATGGAGCTTGGTTACGGCTCGACATCGGCTTTCGTGTATGCGTTCCGCATCGAAATGGGCAGTAGTCCCCAAGCTTACATGCGCCGCCATGTCATAGAAAGCGCAAGCGCGCCAACGGGCTCCGCCTTTCAAAAGGTGCAGAGCTGA
- a CDS encoding MFS transporter → MSEITASKVLEPAASSHYDAARGNLARLTIAQALGGANSAVIYSTGAIAGNTLAPTPALATMPISMFVVGMAVSTLPAGAIAQHYGRRTAFLVGTGCGVLVGLLAAVAVVIGSFWLYCAATFFGGVYAAVVLSFRFAAADCVPAERRPRALSFVMAGGVVAGVIGPQLVNNTMYLWMPHMFAASYLAQAAVAALSALLLIGVRLPVPTKVEAAGGRPVGVIARQPRFITAVICGVVSYLLMNFLMTAAPLAMQLCGLSQESSNLAIQWHVVAMYAPSFFTGRLITRFGAPRVVMTGLVLTGISAAVGLTGVDVAHFWITLIVLGVGWNFGFLGASALVLECHRPEEKARVQSLNDFAVFGTMTLGSFLSGGLLTAYGWNTILALSFIPLVLALFALGGTYVRGAAGSR, encoded by the coding sequence ATGTCAGAAATTACCGCAAGCAAAGTGCTCGAACCCGCTGCCTCTTCTCATTATGACGCCGCACGCGGCAACCTTGCGAGGCTGACCATTGCACAGGCGTTGGGGGGCGCGAATTCGGCCGTCATCTATTCCACCGGGGCGATCGCCGGAAACACGCTTGCTCCTACCCCCGCGCTCGCCACGATGCCGATATCGATGTTCGTGGTGGGGATGGCGGTCTCGACGCTGCCCGCCGGTGCCATCGCGCAACACTACGGCCGCCGTACGGCATTTCTGGTTGGGACGGGCTGCGGCGTGCTCGTCGGGTTGCTGGCGGCGGTCGCGGTGGTGATCGGCTCATTCTGGCTATACTGCGCCGCGACGTTCTTCGGGGGCGTCTATGCCGCCGTAGTGCTTTCCTTCCGTTTCGCGGCCGCAGACTGCGTGCCGGCTGAACGGCGCCCACGCGCCCTGTCCTTCGTCATGGCGGGCGGTGTCGTCGCCGGGGTGATCGGGCCGCAGCTTGTCAACAACACCATGTATCTCTGGATGCCGCATATGTTCGCGGCGAGCTACCTCGCACAGGCGGCGGTGGCGGCACTCTCCGCACTGCTACTGATCGGCGTTCGCCTTCCGGTGCCGACCAAGGTGGAGGCCGCGGGCGGTCGTCCCGTTGGTGTTATAGCCCGCCAGCCCCGGTTCATCACGGCGGTCATCTGCGGGGTCGTCTCCTACCTGCTCATGAACTTCCTGATGACCGCGGCACCCTTGGCCATGCAGCTCTGCGGCCTGTCGCAGGAGTCCTCCAACCTCGCCATTCAATGGCACGTGGTCGCGATGTATGCCCCAAGTTTCTTCACCGGTCGGCTGATCACGCGCTTCGGCGCACCCCGCGTGGTCATGACGGGCCTGGTGCTGACGGGCATCTCCGCGGCCGTCGGATTGACGGGGGTCGATGTGGCGCATTTCTGGATCACCCTGATCGTGCTCGGTGTCGGCTGGAACTTCGGTTTCCTCGGTGCGTCGGCCCTGGTGCTCGAGTGTCACCGCCCCGAGGAAAAGGCGCGGGTTCAGTCGCTCAATGACTTCGCCGTATTCGGGACGATGACTCTCGGCTCATTTCTCTCCGGAGGCCTCCTGACGGCATACGGCTGGAACACCATCCTCGCGCTCTCCTTCATTCCCCTCGTGCTCGCCCTTTTTGCGCTGGGCGGGACCTATGTGCGCGGTGCGGCGGGGTCGCGGTGA
- a CDS encoding mandelate racemase/muconate lactonizing enzyme family protein yields the protein MKITKVETLEIDLSGQNGIALWRPIFARIHTDEGITGLGEAALAFGTASEAVGPMIVKLAERFVLGHDPNDTETLWEHMLRQSFWAQGGGPVIFGAMSALDAALWDIKGKAAGLPVHRLLGAKTPEPLRCYASQLHFGWEAEHRMHDDPAEYRETAQKVREEGYGCVKLCPLYVAAGGGRARHRGLLTPQNRKLAKARMEAIREGVGSDVDVIIELNGPTSTASALQIADMFADFGVLFIEEPTHYNSPEAHLKVAARSSIPMATGLPALSAGRRHFRRHEDRASRACLRRRGSGVCLRLAALLGGRASIRSGHPEFRDPRAPTPLRSSPAIATCSRKTSNRSTAGWWCRLNRASG from the coding sequence ATGAAGATAACCAAAGTCGAAACGCTGGAAATCGACCTCTCCGGACAGAATGGCATCGCGCTCTGGCGACCCATCTTCGCGCGCATCCACACCGATGAGGGCATCACCGGGCTCGGTGAGGCTGCACTGGCGTTCGGAACGGCATCCGAAGCCGTGGGGCCGATGATCGTCAAGCTCGCCGAGCGTTTCGTTCTCGGTCATGACCCGAACGACACCGAGACCCTATGGGAGCACATGCTGCGCCAATCTTTCTGGGCGCAAGGCGGCGGACCGGTGATCTTCGGCGCCATGAGCGCGCTTGATGCAGCGCTCTGGGACATCAAGGGCAAGGCTGCCGGGCTGCCGGTGCACCGCCTGCTCGGGGCGAAAACGCCGGAACCGCTACGCTGCTATGCGAGCCAATTGCATTTCGGCTGGGAGGCGGAGCACAGGATGCACGACGACCCAGCCGAATACCGCGAAACCGCGCAGAAAGTGCGGGAAGAGGGGTATGGCTGCGTCAAGCTCTGTCCCCTCTATGTCGCGGCGGGCGGCGGACGTGCACGGCATCGTGGTCTTCTGACACCGCAAAACCGCAAGCTGGCGAAGGCCCGAATGGAAGCCATCCGGGAAGGGGTTGGGTCGGATGTCGATGTCATCATCGAACTGAATGGACCGACCTCGACCGCATCCGCGCTTCAGATCGCGGATATGTTCGCTGACTTCGGCGTGCTCTTCATCGAAGAACCGACCCACTACAACAGCCCCGAAGCCCATCTGAAGGTGGCGGCGCGTTCGTCGATCCCGATGGCGACCGGGCTTCCTGCCCTATCTGCAGGCCGGCGCCATTTCCGAAGGCATGAAGATCGCGCATCTCGCGCATGCCTTCGACGTCGGGGTTCAGGCGTATGTCTGCGGCTCGCCGCTCTGCTCGGCGGTCGCGCTTCAATTCGAAGCGGCCATCCCGAATTTCGAGATCCACGAGCACCCACACCTTTGCGCTCAAGTCCTGCAATCGCGACCTGTTCGAGGAAGACCTCCAACCGGTCAACGGCCGGTTGGTGGTGCCGACTGAACCGGGCTTCGGGATGA
- a CDS encoding amino acid ABC transporter substrate-binding protein: MKKSLFLVTLGAVALLSGTATAGTLDEVKARGKLNCGVSSGTAGFSAPDAKGVWQGFDVAFCRAVAAAVLGDPMKVEFVPTTGQTRFTALASGEIDLLSRATTWTFSRDTDLKLTFAGTNFYDGQAFLVKKELGVSSAKDLNGATVCIQSGTTTELNLAEYFRINKMTYEPVPVDSSAEGERQYQAGACDVYTSDGSDLASVRASFPNPSDHVILPEIISKEPLGPIVRQGDEQWADIVHWTQSALFAAEELGVTKANADQLADDSDNPEINRLLGKEGDLGKMLGLDVEWARRAIAAGGNYGEIFAANLGDQTPIRLERGLNALWTKGGLMYAQPFR, translated from the coding sequence ATGAAGAAATCTCTATTCCTGGTAACACTCGGCGCAGTGGCTCTCCTATCCGGCACGGCTACAGCGGGCACGCTCGACGAGGTAAAGGCGCGCGGCAAACTCAATTGCGGCGTCAGTTCGGGTACCGCAGGCTTTTCAGCTCCCGACGCGAAGGGTGTATGGCAGGGCTTCGACGTCGCATTCTGCCGGGCCGTCGCTGCGGCCGTGCTCGGCGATCCGATGAAGGTCGAGTTTGTTCCGACAACCGGACAGACCCGCTTCACCGCCCTTGCCTCGGGCGAGATCGATCTGCTCTCGCGCGCCACCACCTGGACCTTTTCGCGCGACACGGACCTTAAGCTCACCTTCGCGGGCACCAACTTCTATGACGGGCAGGCCTTCCTGGTAAAGAAGGAGCTTGGTGTCTCCTCGGCCAAGGATCTCAACGGCGCTACCGTCTGCATCCAGTCCGGCACCACCACCGAGCTCAACCTTGCGGAATATTTCCGCATCAACAAAATGACCTACGAACCGGTGCCGGTCGATTCAAGCGCCGAAGGCGAGCGCCAATATCAGGCGGGAGCGTGCGACGTCTATACAAGCGACGGCTCCGACCTTGCCTCGGTGCGCGCCAGTTTCCCAAACCCATCCGATCACGTCATCCTGCCCGAAATCATCTCGAAGGAACCGCTTGGACCGATCGTGCGCCAGGGTGACGAGCAGTGGGCGGACATCGTGCACTGGACGCAGAGCGCGCTTTTCGCCGCCGAGGAACTGGGCGTGACCAAGGCCAATGCCGACCAGCTCGCCGATGACTCGGACAATCCGGAAATCAACCGGCTTCTCGGCAAGGAGGGCGATCTCGGCAAGATGCTGGGTCTCGATGTCGAATGGGCCAGGCGTGCTATCGCGGCCGGCGGAAACTACGGCGAGATCTTCGCTGCCAATCTCGGCGATCAAACGCCTATCCGCCTCGAGCGGGGGCTCAACGCGCTCTGGACCAAGGGCGGCCTGATGTACGCCCAGCCGTTCCGGTGA